A section of the Geoalkalibacter ferrihydriticus DSM 17813 genome encodes:
- a CDS encoding RsmE family RNA methyltransferase: MPPACVNGGGAATRVQLGVSAQLGQPVSIEGVARHALDCWRPRRGEALTVEDAAGRGFRARILEYDDAHAVLLPFEELERAPESPVRIEVYQALPQRERFELILQKLTEIGVARIVPFESSRSITQQERDVGQKKSHRWPEVVLKAAKQCRRGMIPELLAFHSWDAALYEAHHADLRFFFYEGSATWSLREALNGERPRRLALMVGPEGGFSADEFTEMRALDMLPVSLGPRILRTETAAIVGAAIVQHVLGDLY, encoded by the coding sequence TTGCCCCCCGCATGCGTTAATGGCGGCGGCGCGGCCACGCGCGTTCAACTTGGCGTTTCCGCGCAATTAGGCCAGCCGGTTTCGATCGAAGGCGTTGCGCGCCACGCCCTTGACTGCTGGCGTCCGCGTCGCGGTGAAGCCCTCACCGTTGAAGATGCCGCAGGCCGGGGGTTTCGCGCCCGGATTCTGGAATACGATGACGCACATGCTGTGCTGCTGCCCTTTGAAGAACTCGAGCGGGCGCCGGAAAGTCCCGTGCGTATCGAAGTCTATCAGGCACTCCCGCAGCGCGAGCGTTTCGAGCTTATTTTACAGAAACTCACCGAAATCGGTGTGGCGCGCATCGTTCCTTTTGAATCCAGCCGCTCCATTACCCAGCAGGAGCGCGATGTTGGACAGAAAAAATCCCATCGTTGGCCCGAAGTTGTGCTCAAGGCGGCCAAGCAGTGCCGGCGAGGCATGATTCCAGAGCTGCTGGCTTTTCATTCCTGGGATGCCGCCCTGTATGAGGCACACCATGCCGATCTGCGCTTTTTCTTTTACGAAGGCAGCGCCACCTGGTCCCTGCGTGAAGCCCTCAATGGTGAGCGACCGCGGCGCCTGGCTTTGATGGTTGGTCCCGAAGGTGGTTTCAGCGCCGACGAATTCACTGAAATGCGCGCCTTGGACATGTTGCCCGTTTCGCTCGGGCCGCGTATTTTGCGCACTGAAACCGCAGCCATCGTGGGTGCCGCCATCGTGCAGCATGTGTTGGGTGATTTGTATTAG
- a CDS encoding DNA polymerase III subunit chi, translated as MSLNDEGLLNFMAAPVIEFIKLKKPEKARYLCELAEEFFAQGQRVLITVHDDNQGVTLDRFMWTWRKGTFVPHCFDNGAVDCLDEPVVIATEERNGNGARILIQGKPTSLNFVRSFDQVIDFAESYDENLLQASRRRFAAYREAGLAPRMR; from the coding sequence TTGTCGCTGAACGATGAAGGGCTTTTGAATTTCATGGCGGCCCCGGTTATTGAATTCATCAAACTTAAGAAGCCTGAAAAAGCCCGCTATCTGTGCGAACTCGCGGAAGAGTTTTTCGCTCAGGGACAGCGCGTTCTGATCACCGTTCATGACGATAACCAGGGCGTCACCCTGGATCGTTTCATGTGGACCTGGCGCAAGGGCACGTTTGTTCCACACTGTTTCGACAATGGTGCCGTCGATTGCCTGGACGAACCGGTGGTCATCGCCACCGAGGAGCGCAACGGCAACGGCGCGCGCATTCTGATCCAGGGCAAGCCGACTTCGTTGAATTTTGTCCGCAGCTTCGACCAGGTCATCGACTTTGCCGAAAGCTACGACGAGAATCTGCTGCAGGCTTCACGACGACGCTTTGCCGCTTACCGGGAGGCCGGCCTTGCCCCCCGCATGCGTTAA
- a CDS encoding 2-oxoacid:acceptor oxidoreductase family protein, translated as MNLDVFIAGFGGQGVLLLGNLLACAAIREGKNVSYFPAYGVEKRGGAATCTVVISAEEVGSPVVGRPQAAILLNQLSLDKYFARIRSGGFALVNTSLVDGALPRSGDVEVLAIPMNEVALEVGDARLVNMVAAGAWALKTGALTVASMEQALREVLPERNHRFIPLNVEAMRRGAAFVAER; from the coding sequence ATGAATCTTGATGTCTTTATTGCCGGATTCGGTGGGCAGGGGGTGCTTCTGCTGGGCAATCTGCTCGCCTGTGCCGCGATTCGCGAGGGGAAAAACGTTTCTTATTTTCCGGCCTACGGCGTGGAGAAGCGTGGCGGCGCGGCCACCTGCACGGTGGTGATCAGCGCTGAGGAAGTCGGCTCACCGGTGGTTGGGCGGCCGCAAGCTGCGATTCTGCTCAATCAGTTATCCCTGGACAAATACTTTGCCCGCATTCGCTCCGGTGGTTTTGCCCTGGTCAACACTTCTCTGGTTGATGGCGCTCTGCCGCGGTCCGGCGACGTCGAGGTGCTCGCAATTCCCATGAACGAGGTGGCTCTGGAGGTCGGCGACGCGCGACTGGTGAATATGGTCGCCGCCGGTGCCTGGGCGCTTAAAACAGGCGCGCTGACGGTTGCCTCCATGGAGCAGGCTTTGCGCGAGGTGCTGCCCGAGCGCAATCATCGTTTCATCCCTCTGAATGTCGAAGCGATGAGGCGTGGCGCCGCCTTTGTCGCTGAACGATGA
- a CDS encoding thiamine pyrophosphate-dependent enzyme gives MTKVDTPVFTAPRSLKKVVTHFCPGCQHGTVHRLVAEALDHFAVQARTIGVASVGCSVFLYEYFDIDVVEAPHGRAPAVATGVKRALPDRIVFTYQGDGDLAAIGTSEIIHAANRGEGMTVIFVNNSTYGMTGGQMAPTTLPGQKTSTSPYGRDIANDGRPIRMAELLTQLDGTSYSARVAVNTPRNVLAAGKAVRKAFQTQIEGRGFSFVEILSTCPTNWGVSPLEANERIATEMIPCFPLGTFKDWALDAPGTGAK, from the coding sequence ATGACCAAGGTTGATACGCCGGTGTTTACCGCGCCTCGCTCTCTCAAGAAGGTCGTCACCCACTTCTGCCCGGGCTGCCAGCATGGCACCGTTCATCGCCTGGTTGCCGAAGCTCTGGATCATTTTGCAGTTCAGGCACGCACCATCGGCGTGGCCTCCGTGGGTTGCAGTGTCTTTCTCTACGAGTATTTCGATATCGACGTGGTCGAAGCGCCTCACGGCCGGGCACCGGCGGTGGCCACCGGGGTCAAGCGCGCGCTGCCTGATCGCATCGTTTTCACTTATCAGGGCGACGGCGACCTGGCGGCTATCGGAACCAGCGAAATTATTCATGCCGCCAATCGCGGCGAAGGCATGACGGTGATATTCGTCAACAACAGCACTTACGGCATGACCGGCGGCCAGATGGCCCCGACCACTCTGCCGGGGCAGAAGACCTCGACCTCACCCTATGGTCGGGATATCGCCAATGATGGTCGTCCTATTCGCATGGCTGAGTTGCTTACCCAACTCGATGGAACCTCCTATAGTGCCCGGGTTGCGGTCAACACGCCGCGCAATGTTCTTGCTGCCGGCAAGGCGGTGCGCAAGGCTTTCCAGACTCAGATCGAGGGCCGTGGCTTCTCTTTTGTGGAAATTCTTTCGACCTGTCCCACCAACTGGGGGGTGAGTCCCCTGGAGGCCAATGAGCGGATCGCCACGGAGATGATTCCGTGCTTTCCCCTGGGCACGTTCAAGGACTGGGCACTCGATGCGCCTGGGACGGGGGCGAAATGA
- a CDS encoding 3-methyl-2-oxobutanoate dehydrogenase subunit VorB, whose product MDQRLFVKGNEAVAMGALAAGCRFYFGYPITPQSDIPEYMARELPRLGGTFIQAESEIASINMLLGASACGMRAMTSSSSPGISLKQEGLSYMAGSELPGLVVNICRSGPGLGGIDASQADYFQAVKGGGHGGYRLIVLAPHSVQEMYDLAMLAFDLSDLYRMPAMLLGDSVIGQMKEALVPHPRPQIELPAKDWVVSGKGSRSEQRIVKSLFLGDGELEAHNWKLYHRYQLLQERESRWEALYLDDAELIVTAFGVTARIARSAVRMAREGGLKVGMIRPITLFPFPQKAFFKATGVVKKVLCFELNTGQMVEDVRLSAARDAEVFFYGRPPGAGSLPTPEELCEQIERHHGRSA is encoded by the coding sequence TTGGATCAGCGTCTGTTCGTCAAAGGCAATGAGGCCGTCGCCATGGGCGCTCTGGCCGCCGGTTGCCGTTTTTATTTCGGCTATCCCATTACTCCCCAGAGCGACATCCCTGAGTACATGGCCCGTGAGTTGCCTCGCCTGGGCGGCACCTTTATTCAGGCCGAAAGCGAAATTGCCTCCATCAACATGCTGCTCGGTGCCAGCGCCTGCGGCATGCGCGCCATGACCTCCTCATCGAGTCCCGGCATTTCTCTCAAGCAGGAGGGCCTCTCCTACATGGCCGGCAGCGAACTGCCCGGCCTGGTGGTCAATATCTGTCGCTCCGGCCCGGGTCTCGGCGGTATCGATGCCTCGCAGGCCGATTACTTTCAGGCGGTCAAGGGCGGCGGTCATGGCGGCTATCGCCTGATCGTACTCGCACCTCATTCGGTGCAGGAAATGTACGATCTGGCCATGCTCGCCTTTGATCTCTCTGATCTTTATCGAATGCCTGCCATGCTTCTCGGTGATTCGGTCATCGGCCAGATGAAAGAGGCGCTGGTCCCCCATCCTCGTCCGCAGATCGAACTGCCCGCCAAGGATTGGGTGGTGTCAGGCAAAGGCTCTCGTTCCGAACAACGCATCGTCAAATCCCTTTTTCTCGGCGACGGGGAACTTGAAGCGCACAACTGGAAGCTGTACCACCGCTATCAATTGTTGCAGGAGCGCGAATCGCGCTGGGAAGCCTTGTACCTGGATGATGCCGAGCTGATCGTCACCGCTTTCGGGGTCACTGCCCGCATCGCCAGAAGCGCCGTGCGCATGGCACGCGAAGGAGGCTTGAAGGTTGGCATGATCCGGCCGATTACGTTGTTCCCTTTTCCGCAAAAGGCGTTCTTCAAGGCAACTGGGGTGGTCAAGAAGGTGCTGTGTTTTGAACTCAATACCGGGCAGATGGTTGAGGATGTGCGCCTGAGCGCGGCGCGCGATGCAGAGGTGTTTTTTTATGGTCGCCCGCCTGGGGCCGGTTCGTTGCCGACTCCGGAAGAATTGTGCGAACAGATCGAAAGGCACCATGGGAGAAGCGCATGA
- a CDS encoding 4Fe-4S binding protein — translation MAKVVIDELRCKGCALCTAACPHGLLQLRRTISRQGFFPVELSSDKQDRCTSCALCAQMCPDLAISVFRKKKSE, via the coding sequence ATGGCCAAAGTCGTCATTGATGAATTGAGATGTAAGGGATGCGCCCTGTGCACCGCAGCCTGCCCACATGGTCTTCTGCAGTTGCGGCGCACAATCAGCCGTCAGGGGTTTTTTCCCGTTGAATTGAGCTCTGACAAGCAGGATCGGTGCACGTCCTGTGCGCTGTGCGCGCAGATGTGTCCGGATCTGGCCATCAGCGTGTTTCGCAAAAAAAAATCCGAATAA
- a CDS encoding cofactor-independent phosphoglycerate mutase: MKYIILLGDGMSDEPISELGGRTPLEVAQTPNMDALAGAGELGLVQTVPPGFHPGSDVANLSVFGYDPATCYSGRSPLEAASMGIHLDVDDVAFRLNLVCLTPHYGKLYMEDFSAGHISTAEARELIQLLEEELGGGPFEFHAGVSYRHLMVWRGGRDQMSFTPPHDLSGQSVENHLPRGEGAAELIHLMNSAQMLLNNHPVNVRREKERKVPANSIWLWGHGKAPRMATLQERFNLSGAVVAAVDLIKGIGIYAGLEVIKVPGATGYLDTNYRGKAEYALEALKTRDFVYLHVEAPDEAAHSGLLDEKIRAIESFDHEVVGPVRAGLEALGPHRILVLPDHATPVRKKTHTDQPVPFALFDSTAVRRQASDTHVYSEAAAKASGVHVAEGWRLFERMIRGAS, translated from the coding sequence ATGAAATACATCATTCTGCTCGGTGACGGCATGTCCGATGAGCCGATTTCCGAATTGGGTGGACGCACACCGCTGGAAGTCGCCCAAACCCCTAACATGGACGCCCTGGCCGGGGCGGGTGAGCTCGGATTGGTGCAGACCGTGCCGCCTGGCTTTCACCCGGGCAGCGACGTCGCCAACCTGAGCGTTTTCGGTTATGACCCGGCGACTTGCTACAGCGGCCGTTCGCCTCTGGAGGCGGCCAGTATGGGGATTCATCTGGATGTGGACGATGTCGCTTTTCGTCTCAACCTGGTGTGCCTGACACCCCATTACGGCAAGCTCTATATGGAGGATTTTTCCGCAGGTCACATTTCCACCGCCGAGGCGCGTGAACTGATCCAGTTATTGGAAGAAGAATTGGGCGGCGGGCCTTTCGAGTTCCATGCCGGAGTTTCCTATCGGCATCTCATGGTGTGGCGCGGCGGGCGCGACCAGATGAGCTTCACGCCGCCCCACGACCTTAGTGGACAGAGCGTGGAAAACCACCTGCCCCGAGGCGAAGGCGCCGCTGAGCTCATCCATCTGATGAATTCCGCGCAGATGCTGTTGAACAATCATCCGGTCAACGTTCGTCGCGAAAAAGAACGCAAGGTTCCGGCCAACTCCATCTGGCTCTGGGGCCACGGCAAGGCGCCGCGCATGGCAACCCTGCAGGAGCGTTTCAATCTGAGCGGGGCGGTTGTGGCCGCGGTTGATCTGATTAAGGGCATCGGAATTTATGCAGGCCTCGAAGTCATAAAGGTGCCCGGCGCCACCGGCTATCTCGACACCAATTATCGTGGCAAGGCCGAATACGCCTTGGAGGCGCTCAAGACGCGCGATTTTGTCTATTTGCATGTGGAGGCGCCCGATGAGGCCGCCCACAGTGGGTTGCTCGACGAAAAGATACGAGCAATCGAATCCTTTGACCACGAGGTTGTCGGGCCCGTGCGTGCCGGACTTGAAGCGCTCGGACCTCATCGGATTCTGGTGCTGCCCGATCACGCCACTCCGGTGCGCAAGAAAACCCATACGGACCAGCCGGTGCCTTTTGCCTTGTTCGACTCCACCGCTGTGAGGCGGCAGGCCAGTGATACCCACGTCTACAGCGAGGCGGCGGCCAAGGCTTCCGGAGTCCATGTGGCCGAGGGTTGGCGGTTGTTTGAGCGAATGATTCGTGGGGCAAGTTGA
- the xerD gene encoding site-specific tyrosine recombinase XerD, translated as MEQYLDHFMNYLTVERGLAVNTLEAYGRDLTRYLDFLEKHEVAAVADISATHVLGFLGALKNAGLAPRSRARSLVAVRTFHKFMVAEKIAVANPADRIESMRLMQSLPDTLSPREVERLLAAPVEPTPMGLRDRAMLELLYATGLRVSELVGLRLGDVQVLMGCVRTLGKGRKERLVPVGETALSELDVYLREGRPLLGKKAASLHLFLNRSGNGLTRQGFWKIIKRRALQAGIRKNITPHTLRHSFATHLLENGADLRAVQAMLGHADISTTQIYTHVTRERLRRLHEQYHPRG; from the coding sequence ATGGAGCAATACCTCGATCACTTCATGAACTACCTGACGGTGGAGCGCGGCCTGGCCGTCAATACCCTGGAAGCCTACGGTCGCGATCTGACACGCTATCTCGATTTTCTCGAGAAGCATGAGGTGGCAGCGGTTGCGGATATAAGCGCAACGCATGTTTTGGGGTTTCTCGGCGCCTTGAAAAACGCCGGACTGGCACCGCGCAGCCGCGCGCGCTCCCTGGTGGCGGTACGTACCTTTCATAAATTCATGGTGGCTGAAAAAATCGCCGTCGCCAATCCCGCCGACCGCATTGAGTCCATGCGCCTGATGCAGTCGCTGCCCGATACCCTTTCACCCCGCGAGGTGGAGCGACTGCTCGCGGCACCGGTGGAACCGACGCCTATGGGACTGCGTGACAGGGCCATGCTGGAATTACTCTACGCCACCGGCCTGAGGGTGTCCGAACTGGTAGGACTGAGGCTGGGCGACGTCCAGGTCTTGATGGGATGCGTGCGCACTCTGGGCAAGGGGCGCAAGGAGCGGCTCGTGCCGGTCGGAGAAACCGCCCTGTCGGAGCTTGATGTCTATCTGCGCGAAGGCAGACCGCTGCTGGGAAAAAAGGCTGCGAGCCTCCATCTGTTTCTCAATCGGTCAGGCAATGGGTTGACACGCCAGGGGTTCTGGAAGATTATTAAGCGCCGTGCGCTACAGGCGGGAATCCGAAAAAACATTACGCCGCATACCCTTCGTCATTCGTTTGCGACCCATCTGCTGGAAAATGGCGCCGATCTCAGGGCGGTTCAGGCCATGCTCGGCCATGCGGATATCTCCACCACGCAGATTTACACGCACGTGACCCGCGAGCGCCTGCGCCGGCTTCACGAGCAGTATCATCCGCGGGGATAG